A stretch of the Aspergillus puulaauensis MK2 DNA, chromosome 6, nearly complete sequence genome encodes the following:
- a CDS encoding DUF4246 domain-containing protein (COG:S;~EggNog:ENOG410PGN5;~InterPro:IPR025340;~PFAM:PF14033) yields the protein MDEQTPFDLPGLNLSVFFTPRRDWNGLVCGHAIDVDDIEVGLVGYTFTLRELLMMRIMNSITDKPDWDTKVFNDEIVSKWRSEILQGGHDVTTAMMDYMIQELQWKATKYRNTAIVTAYDTGVVKSDIAIPKDLQQRLREAVNWVEAASEKDYHPGSDMKVVDLVHPSLFSLIYGRSRVLRDTIIGVEDCFSSIGQGELLELPNEQQLAAIGISAVGSLNPYSATFQWLPCNVEFTLDGQVRIASYINNLHPTKHRDLYTIVEEVLTRAIPLWNISLSCKNTFEYRIPVEESEYVSDEPKPQNETPGVYSEAFRASRAAWMDRRRVKIPEPGQFEPPKEKPTEKADLHAQFKDKGLQVIVKLANIELTPERPEYEGGSWHIEGQLNERICATAIYYYDSHNITDNTLSFRNRADEEYIREISYEQGQFQYLSLFGFNPEDGHRGTDNMTQDLGGVSCREGRLLTFPNILQHRVSPFSLADRCKPGHRKILAFFLIDPNRRIISTANVPPQREDWCDEWKKAINEGLSSRFPVELQEIVRRHCDFGPMTMDEAKAYRLELMDERSAYAEKGNGIFEAGDFNLCEH from the exons ATGGACGAGCAAACGCCCTTCGACCTACCGGGCCTGAATCTGTCGGTGTTCTTCACGCCCAGG CGAGACTGGAATGGCCTTGTCTGTGGCCACGCTATAGATGTCGACGATATCGAAGTCGGACTGGTTGG GTACACATTCACTCTGAgggagttgttgatgatgcggATTATGAATTCGATAACCGACAAGCCAGACTGGGATACCAAA GTGTTCAATGATGAAATCGTCAGCAAATGGCGAAGTGAGATCTTGCAGGGTGGTCACGACGTGACGACTGCAATGATGGATTATATGATCCAAGAACTTCAATGGAAGGCCACTAAGTATCGGAACACGGCGATTGTCACTGCATATGACACCGGTGTCGTCAAGTCAGATATCGCCATCCCAAAAGACTTGCAGCAGAGACTTCGGGAGGCAGTCAACTGGGTTGAAGCCGCTTCAGAGAAGGACTATCATCCCGGGTCCGACATGAAGGTGGTTGACCTGGTCCATCCGTCATTATTCTCACTCATCTACGGCAGATCCAGAGTCCTGCGCGACACCATAATTGGCGTTGAGGACTGTTTCAGCAGCATCGGACAGGGCGAGCTACTGGAACTACCTAATGAACAGCAACTGGCCGCCATTGGGATATCTGCTGTGGGATCATTGAACCCGTACAGCGCAACATTCCAGTGGCTTCCCTGTAATGTAGAGTTTACTCTGGACGGACAAGTTCGCATTGCTTCTTATATCAATAACCTACATCCAACAAAGCACAGGGATCTGTATACGATCGTCGAGGAGGTTCTAACGCGGGCCATTCCGCTATGGAATATCTCACTATCTTGCAAGAATACTTTCGAATATCGGATTCCCGTCGAAGAAAGCGAATATGTGTCTGACGAACCTAAGCCGCAAAATGAGACTCCTGGAGTTTATTCGGAAGCTTTCCGGGCGAGTCGTGCTGCGTGGATGGACAGACGCCGCGTTAAGATTCCTGAGCCAGGTCAATTCGAGCCTCCGAAAGAGAAACCGACTGAAAAAGCCGATCTCCACGCACAATTCAAAGACAAAGGCCTGCAGGTCATCGTCAAGCTGGCCAACATTGAGCTCACCCCGGAAAGACCCGAGTATGAGGGTGGGTCGTGGCATATTGAGGGCCAGTTG AATGAGAGAATATGTGCAACAGCGATTTATTACTACGACTCGCACAACATCACCGACAACACCTTGTCTTTCCGCAACCGCGCTGACGAGGAATACATCCGGGAGATATCATACGAACAAGGGCAGTTCCAGTATCTCAGCCTCTTTGGCTTCAACCCCGAAGATGGCCATCGGGGTACGGACAACATGACACAGGATCTCGGGGGCGTATCATGTCGTGAAGGACGCTTGTTGACGTTCCCAAACATCCTGCAGCACCGCGTCTCTCCTTTCTCGCTGGCGGACCGCTGCAAACCAGGACATCGGAAGATCCTTGCATTCTTCCTCATCGACCCCAATCGGCGCATAATTTCAACTGCGAACGTGCCTCCACAGCGGGAGGATTGGTGTGATGAATGGAAGAAGGCTATAAACGAGGGTCTGTCCAGCCGTTTTCCCGTTGAACTGCAGGAGATAGTTCGCCGGCACTGTGACTTTGGGCCCATGACAATGGACGAGGCCAAGGCGTACCGATTGGAATTAATGGATGAGCGTTCGGCATATGCTGAGAAGGGGAATGGTATCTTTGAAGCTGGGGATTTCAATCTATGTGAACATTGA
- a CDS encoding thioesterase family protein (COG:S;~EggNog:ENOG410PP61;~InterPro:IPR029069,IPR042171;~PFAM:PF13622) — protein sequence MAASLPTSLPDALDLPLSFSSEVTVQLSPDPAMASVSVGGYVASAMAKYALYYASKHPKMQNQVDLYSTVTQFYRPIFIGMPIKMTLREVSIGKGWSTLRVEAFQTDKLAASADLVVTNLSDGGITLKTGWHLPSNPVPVDLAKLGTDTDPNWVSYHCAFYPDGFRRGHSYAKSFIPRVQPTEVSFVEQWVEPGWDSLPQGSRPLTAGENKARWTNEMIPFVVDMTLPIQENFFPHEEGKSPPVGSIAATLGYAARQQQAREEGRDDWRVIGDDGSKRFGARILHVSLSLSTEIKQRLAPEGVRWLYLRSECKRVLNGRMDLEVLVFDERMDLIAISHQTAVLIEGTSKMQKL from the exons ATGGCGGCTTCTCTTCCAACCAGTCTGCCTGACGCATTGGACTTGCCACTGTCCTTTTCCTCTGAAGTCACCGTGCAGCTGTCTCCGGACCCTGCGATGGCCTCTG TTAGTGTCGGTGGTTATGTAGCCTCTGCAATGGCGAAATATGCCCTCTACTACGCCTCCAAACATCCAAAAATGCAGAACCAGGTTGACCTCTACTCTACTGTTACCCAATTCTACCGCCCGATATTTATCGGAATGCCAATAAAGATGACTCTGCGGGAGGTCAGTATTGGCAAGGGGTGGTCCACACTGCGCGTCGAAGCATTCCAGACGGATAAACTCGCTGCGTCTGCGGATTTAGT AGTCACAAACTTGTCTGACGGGGGCATAACCCTTAAAACGGGCTGGCATCTCCCTAGTAATCCGGTCCCAGTCGACCTCGCAAAACTCGGAACCGACACCGACCCAAACTGGGTATCATACCATTGCGCCTTCTACCCAGACGGATTCCGACGCGGTCATTCCTACGCCAAATCATTCATCCCGAGAGTCCAACCTACTGAAGTATCATTCGTAGAGCAATGGGTTGAACCGGGCTGGGATTCCCTCCCGCAGGGATCTCGGCCTTTAACAGCAGGCGAGAACAAAGCACGTTGGACAAATGAGATGATCCCGTTCGTGGTAGACATGACCCTCCCGATCCAAGAGAATTTCTTTCCACACGAGGAAGGGAAATCGCCACCGGTTGGTAGTATAGCAGCTACACTTGGGTATGCTGCtcgccagcaacaggcccGCGAGGAGGGAAGGGATGATTGGAGGGTTATAGGCGATGACGGGTCGAAGAGATTCGGGGCGAGGATTTTACATGTATCCTTGTCGCTGTCGACGGAGATCAAGCAGAGATTGGCGCCGGAGGGTGTTCGCTGGCTTTACCTACGCAGTGAATGTAAGAGGGTTCTGAATGGACGGATGGATTTGGAGGTCCTAGTTTTTGATGAGAGGATGGATTTAATTGCCATCAGTCACCAAACTGCGGTGCTTATTGAGGGTACTTCGAAGATGCAGAAGTTGTGA